From one Caldithrix abyssi DSM 13497 genomic stretch:
- a CDS encoding NADPH-dependent FMN reductase, giving the protein MEYLIISASLNKTSRSFVLSQSALEVFKQHRQQAELIDLRNYQLPLCDGGETFNHPHVKQIKQKIEKASALIVAGPIYNYEMNAALKNLFDLTGSAWEGKIIGLMAVGGGRNSYMAPMNFLNSLMFNARCLIVPRYVYALENQISETHPLPTEITKRINELVKTTIRLAEKLLAS; this is encoded by the coding sequence ATGGAATATTTAATCATCAGCGCCAGCTTAAATAAAACCAGCCGCAGTTTTGTTCTATCGCAAAGCGCGCTTGAAGTTTTTAAACAACATCGTCAGCAGGCGGAGTTAATTGATCTGCGTAATTATCAACTGCCTTTGTGTGACGGAGGAGAAACCTTCAATCACCCGCATGTCAAACAAATCAAACAAAAAATTGAAAAAGCCTCGGCCCTGATTGTCGCAGGGCCGATTTACAATTACGAAATGAATGCCGCTCTCAAAAACCTATTCGATTTAACCGGTTCCGCCTGGGAAGGCAAAATTATCGGACTCATGGCTGTGGGAGGCGGCAGGAATAGCTACATGGCGCCCATGAATTTCTTGAACAGTCTGATGTTTAACGCCCGCTGTCTCATCGTCCCCCGCTATGTTTACGCACTCGAAAACCAGATTTCGGAAACACACCCCCTGCCTACCGAAATCACAAAAAGAATTAATGAACTGGTTAAAACAACCATTCGCCTTGCTGAAAAACTGTTAGCTTCGTAG
- a CDS encoding proline dehydrogenase family protein has translation MKLFDNLIVWSLPLVPKPIVKFFSRIYIAGSTLQEGVAKVKELNARGIMATMDLLGEFSKDEQICKQAADTYIEMLKTIDREGLDSNVSLKPTHMGLLISKDFCYNNIRRIVLEAQKLNNFVRIDMEDHTTTDDTIDIYLKLKEEFGSQHVGTVIQAYLRRTIDDINRLVEHKANLRLCKGIYVEPRDIAFKDMDIINESFKYNLDKLLSNGCYTGIATHDEKLIYHALTVIDRLKLDKMDYEFQMLLGVQEQLRDILVKAGHRLRVYVPFGKDWYGYSTRRLKENPKMAGYVFKRIFGIGK, from the coding sequence ATGAAACTATTCGATAATTTAATCGTCTGGAGCTTGCCGCTGGTGCCTAAACCCATTGTTAAATTCTTTTCCAGAATTTATATTGCCGGTTCAACACTCCAGGAAGGCGTGGCAAAAGTTAAGGAATTGAACGCCAGAGGAATAATGGCCACCATGGATTTACTCGGCGAGTTTAGCAAAGACGAACAAATTTGCAAGCAGGCCGCCGATACCTACATCGAAATGCTAAAAACCATTGACCGCGAGGGCCTAGATTCAAATGTCTCATTAAAACCCACGCATATGGGACTTTTAATCAGCAAAGATTTTTGTTACAATAATATCCGCCGCATTGTTTTGGAAGCGCAAAAGCTGAATAACTTTGTACGCATCGACATGGAAGATCATACGACCACCGATGATACGATTGACATTTATCTTAAGCTTAAAGAAGAATTCGGCAGCCAGCACGTGGGAACGGTCATCCAGGCCTATTTAAGAAGAACCATCGATGATATCAATCGTTTAGTCGAGCACAAAGCCAATTTGCGATTGTGCAAGGGCATTTATGTAGAACCGCGTGACATCGCCTTTAAAGACATGGATATTATCAACGAAAGCTTTAAATACAATCTCGACAAACTACTCTCCAACGGCTGCTACACTGGCATTGCCACCCATGACGAAAAGCTGATCTACCACGCCTTGACCGTCATCGATCGCTTAAAACTGGACAAAATGGATTACGAATTTCAGATGCTGTTGGGCGTTCAGGAACAACTGCGCGACATTCTGGTAAAGGCCGGACACCGCTTGCGCGTGTATGTGCCGTTTGGTAAGGACTGGTATGGCTATTCTACGCGGCGTTTGAAAGAAAATCCCAAGATGGCCGGCTACGTATTCAAACGAATCTTCGGCATTGGGAAATAA
- a CDS encoding penicillin-binding protein 1A: MKRKRRTNTGSISRTKIKKTTGTQKGSASSPFRLKTTTWIGIAGALIFLLVFGLYLYSLSKELPPLEKLERIDPEIATVVYSADGEVLHSFFTFNRTYTPYEKIPKYVIDALISTEDRDFFNHWGINLTGILRALLVDLIHMELKQGASTITMQLARNLYFGYAQTFDRKIKEALTAIQIERTYSKEEILSMYLNITFFGNHAYGIRAAAKRYFNKDVEDLNVQEAALLIGILKGQTYYSPIRHPERALKRRNVVLSMMMDNGKLTRAEFDSLKQLPLGLDITDPYKMKIAPYFTEYVRRKLNKLQDSLGVNIYEDGLRIYTTLDTRVQKYMEMSIAKHIDAIQERVRRQSVFRKIKEELGDSAYESISKVQLAFTAIDPHNGHILAMVGGRDFSKSKWNRVTQMMRQPGSAFKPFLYTAAIDNGYSPASKYPDLPTVEFNPDSTRWTPQNYNGAFSGEMVTLREALRKSLNSVAVRLIADITPQMVIKYAREMGITTPLHPYSSLALGSADVIPLEIISAYGIFANNGVHVYPIAITRIEDRNGNVIYTQTPRMKEALSPETTYIMNDMLQTVVNRGTGARARTVFKFYEKAGGKTGTTNSYTDAWFIGFTPDMVAGIWVGLDDFKYSLGRGMTGSVAALPFWADFMKMVYDSIPDIRKHKDFPQASGVARLKICAETNLLATPYCPETYEELFNLKYAPSKKCDKHQEPIPYRKKRRHIF, encoded by the coding sequence ATGAAACGAAAACGAAGAACCAACACGGGTTCTATTAGTCGTACGAAAATAAAGAAAACAACGGGAACGCAAAAAGGGTCGGCCTCTTCACCTTTTCGGCTGAAAACAACAACGTGGATTGGCATTGCCGGCGCTTTGATATTTTTGCTGGTTTTTGGGCTCTATCTGTATTCGCTAAGCAAGGAATTGCCCCCTCTGGAAAAGCTGGAGCGTATTGATCCGGAAATCGCCACGGTTGTTTATTCGGCGGACGGCGAGGTTTTGCATTCGTTTTTCACGTTTAATCGCACCTATACGCCCTATGAAAAGATTCCAAAATACGTCATCGACGCATTGATCTCCACTGAGGATCGCGACTTCTTCAACCACTGGGGCATTAATCTGACAGGAATTTTACGCGCCTTACTGGTTGACTTGATCCACATGGAATTGAAGCAGGGCGCCAGCACCATCACCATGCAATTGGCGCGCAATTTGTATTTTGGTTATGCCCAGACCTTCGATCGTAAAATCAAAGAAGCTTTAACCGCCATCCAGATCGAACGCACCTATTCCAAAGAAGAAATTTTAAGTATGTACTTGAATATTACTTTTTTTGGTAATCATGCTTACGGCATTCGGGCGGCGGCAAAGCGCTATTTTAATAAAGATGTGGAAGATTTGAATGTTCAGGAAGCGGCCCTTTTAATCGGAATTCTGAAGGGTCAAACCTATTACTCGCCCATTCGTCATCCGGAACGCGCCCTAAAACGCCGTAATGTGGTGCTGAGCATGATGATGGACAATGGTAAATTGACCAGAGCGGAGTTTGATAGCCTGAAACAATTGCCGCTGGGACTGGATATCACCGATCCGTACAAAATGAAAATTGCGCCCTACTTCACGGAATATGTGCGACGCAAACTTAATAAGTTGCAGGATTCGCTGGGCGTTAATATTTATGAAGACGGTTTGCGTATTTACACCACGCTGGACACGCGCGTTCAAAAATACATGGAAATGTCCATTGCCAAACATATTGACGCTATTCAGGAACGCGTTCGGCGGCAATCGGTCTTCCGAAAAATTAAAGAAGAACTGGGCGACTCGGCCTATGAGAGTATCAGCAAAGTGCAACTGGCCTTTACGGCAATTGATCCACACAACGGGCATATTCTGGCCATGGTCGGCGGGCGGGATTTTTCAAAATCGAAGTGGAACCGCGTTACGCAAATGATGCGTCAACCCGGCTCCGCCTTTAAACCGTTTCTTTACACGGCGGCGATTGATAACGGTTATTCTCCCGCCAGTAAATACCCGGATTTGCCCACGGTGGAATTTAATCCCGATAGCACGCGCTGGACGCCGCAAAATTACAACGGCGCGTTTAGCGGTGAAATGGTCACCCTGCGCGAAGCCTTACGCAAATCGCTGAACTCCGTTGCCGTGCGCCTGATTGCCGATATTACGCCGCAAATGGTCATTAAATATGCCCGTGAAATGGGCATCACCACGCCCCTGCATCCCTATTCTTCCCTGGCTCTGGGCAGCGCGGATGTGATTCCGCTGGAAATTATTTCTGCCTACGGCATTTTTGCCAATAACGGCGTGCATGTCTATCCCATCGCCATTACGCGTATTGAGGATCGAAACGGTAATGTCATTTACACGCAAACGCCGCGCATGAAAGAAGCCCTGTCGCCGGAAACCACCTACATTATGAACGATATGCTGCAAACGGTGGTCAATCGCGGAACGGGCGCCCGGGCCAGAACGGTTTTTAAATTTTACGAAAAAGCCGGCGGTAAAACCGGCACAACCAACTCCTACACCGACGCCTGGTTCATTGGCTTTACGCCGGATATGGTGGCCGGTATCTGGGTGGGACTGGACGACTTTAAATACAGCCTGGGCCGCGGGATGACCGGCTCGGTGGCCGCTCTGCCCTTCTGGGCGGATTTTATGAAAATGGTCTATGATTCGATTCCGGATATTCGCAAGCACAAGGATTTTCCTCAGGCTTCTGGGGTTGCCCGCTTAAAGATTTGCGCAGAAACCAATTTGCTGGCCACGCCCTACTGTCCGGAAACGTACGAAGAACTATTTAATTTAAAATACGCGCCGTCTAAAAAGTGCGACAAACACCAGGAGCCCATTCCCTATCGTAAGAAACGGCGCCATATTTTTTAA
- a CDS encoding tetratricopeptide repeat protein: protein MKKRYLIFNLLILIFLGSCVHYRPPLKKGTEKEHPHVFKARDHFLQGIYYQQEGRYPEALVEFYQALHYDSTSATIYSAIAENYIQLGEYETAELMLKNARRLAPNNADILEMSAEVALRLGKDDQAIQFYERLLKVNPYDDSAREMLILLYQKKGNDLAVARHNRMLMELYGANKDLLYRLTQTYLRTKKYSEATKTVRSILKLDSTDSKAYYFLGLMQEQKLNTDSAAYYYQKAVKFDPKFDQAVERLNFIYRTKKAWPQIVRLYKYVLKADSAAAPAKILIAEAYFNMNQPDSASLYLKPLLHRSNLPPGVFELAGRIALDQKNYPQAETYFKKAIQADPENRLAWLLLAFTYSSMDDVARADSTYQELLGRFGNEATFWAFYGNFLQENQKYQESIKAFKKVLELEPNNEAALSGLGIVYENMKMFAQCDSIYEVALQRLPDNPLILNNYSYSLAERDKDLQRALQMARRAIELSPDNSAYLDTYGWVLYKLGRYQEAVKYIKRSIELRDDSAVVIEHLGDVYKAMGDLENALHYWKKALELEPNNESLKKKVEEYQ, encoded by the coding sequence ATGAAAAAAAGATATTTGATTTTCAACCTGTTAATTTTGATTTTTTTGGGTAGCTGCGTTCACTACCGCCCGCCCCTGAAAAAGGGTACGGAAAAAGAACATCCCCATGTGTTCAAAGCGCGCGATCATTTTTTACAGGGTATTTACTACCAGCAGGAAGGCCGATATCCGGAAGCTCTGGTCGAGTTTTATCAGGCCCTGCATTACGATTCCACTTCGGCCACCATTTACAGCGCCATTGCCGAAAACTACATTCAGCTTGGAGAATACGAGACCGCCGAACTCATGTTAAAAAATGCCCGGCGTCTGGCGCCGAACAATGCCGATATTTTAGAAATGTCTGCCGAAGTGGCTTTACGCCTGGGCAAAGACGACCAGGCCATCCAATTTTATGAACGGTTGCTAAAAGTGAATCCCTATGACGACAGCGCGCGGGAGATGCTGATCCTATTGTACCAGAAAAAAGGAAACGATCTGGCCGTGGCCCGACACAATCGGATGTTGATGGAATTGTACGGCGCAAACAAAGATTTACTCTATCGCTTAACGCAAACCTACCTGCGCACAAAAAAATACAGCGAGGCCACCAAAACGGTTCGCTCCATTTTAAAATTGGACAGCACAGATTCCAAGGCTTACTATTTTTTAGGGCTGATGCAGGAACAAAAACTGAATACAGACAGCGCCGCATACTACTATCAAAAAGCCGTCAAATTTGATCCAAAGTTTGACCAGGCGGTTGAGCGTTTGAACTTTATTTACCGCACAAAAAAAGCCTGGCCGCAAATTGTTCGACTGTACAAATATGTGTTAAAGGCCGACTCGGCTGCGGCGCCGGCAAAAATTTTAATCGCCGAAGCATATTTTAATATGAATCAGCCCGACAGCGCAAGCCTTTACCTTAAACCGCTGCTCCATCGATCGAACTTGCCGCCCGGCGTTTTTGAACTGGCCGGCAGGATTGCCCTGGATCAAAAAAATTACCCTCAGGCCGAAACGTATTTCAAAAAAGCCATCCAGGCCGATCCGGAGAATCGCCTGGCCTGGCTATTGTTAGCCTTCACCTATTCAAGCATGGACGATGTAGCCAGAGCCGATTCCACCTATCAGGAGCTGCTTGGACGTTTTGGGAATGAAGCGACTTTCTGGGCCTTTTACGGTAATTTTTTGCAGGAAAATCAAAAGTACCAGGAATCCATCAAAGCCTTTAAAAAGGTGCTGGAACTGGAGCCGAACAATGAAGCGGCGCTTTCGGGACTGGGCATTGTTTACGAAAACATGAAAATGTTCGCGCAATGCGACAGTATTTACGAAGTGGCCCTGCAGCGCCTGCCGGATAACCCATTGATCTTAAACAACTACAGCTACAGCCTGGCCGAACGCGATAAAGATTTACAGCGCGCTCTGCAAATGGCTCGACGCGCCATTGAACTGAGCCCGGATAACTCGGCCTATCTGGATACCTATGGTTGGGTGCTGTACAAGCTGGGGCGCTATCAGGAAGCCGTCAAATACATTAAACGTTCGATTGAATTGCGCGATGATTCCGCCGTGGTCATCGAACACCTGGGCGATGTGTACAAAGCCATGGGCGATCTGGAAAACGCCCTCCACTACTGGAAAAAAGCGCTGGAATTAGAACCGAATAACGAATCGTTAAAAAAGAAAGTAGAAGAATACCAATGA
- a CDS encoding DUF4292 domain-containing protein yields the protein MMRRLPILMILTFLIILQGCTSKRPLLTKQYPDLTYRQLLELHDQWINSIRTLSAKGRITIDSPSYSGKFEADIYASGRDSLLISVKGLFGANVGKVFIGKERFIFYNQYENQFITGQKSDFENMNFLQFPLSLNELQQVFLARDEFNILKKEKFEKKPDGYFLSAKNGRFHYHIWFDANTLLIKRIEYYNDQKLLFFKEYRQFSKKNGVLFPRVINFVRPDEKQGVSIIFSQIEINKPLDGQVFQIKVSESAKQLIIPSSNS from the coding sequence ATGATGAGAAGACTGCCGATCCTAATGATATTAACGTTTTTAATTATTTTGCAGGGATGTACTTCGAAACGCCCATTATTAACAAAACAATATCCCGATCTAACCTATCGTCAACTGCTGGAATTGCACGATCAATGGATCAACAGCATCCGAACGCTAAGCGCTAAGGGTCGAATTACCATCGATTCGCCGTCCTATTCCGGAAAATTTGAAGCCGATATTTATGCCAGCGGCAGGGATTCTCTGCTGATTTCGGTCAAGGGACTATTCGGGGCCAACGTGGGCAAGGTTTTTATTGGCAAAGAACGTTTTATCTTTTACAATCAGTACGAAAACCAATTTATTACCGGACAAAAGAGCGACTTTGAAAACATGAATTTTCTGCAATTCCCCCTGTCGCTCAACGAATTGCAACAGGTCTTTTTAGCCAGAGACGAATTTAATATTTTGAAAAAAGAAAAATTTGAAAAAAAGCCTGACGGGTATTTTTTAAGCGCCAAAAACGGTCGCTTTCATTATCACATCTGGTTTGATGCCAACACATTGCTCATTAAGCGCATTGAATATTACAATGACCAGAAGCTGCTGTTTTTTAAAGAATATCGACAATTCAGCAAAAAAAACGGCGTCCTATTTCCGCGTGTGATTAATTTTGTGCGGCCCGATGAAAAACAGGGCGTGAGCATTATTTTTTCTCAAATTGAGATCAACAAACCGCTTGATGGGCAGGTGTTTCAAATTAAAGTCAGCGAATCTGCAAAACAGTTAATTATTCCGTCAAGTAATTCATAA
- a CDS encoding glycosyltransferase family 2 protein, translating into MDLSIVIPFLNEEDSLQELVERIYTHVRPLNLQFELIFIDDGSTDDSINRLLESKKKHPEIKIVRFRKNFGKSTALSEGFDRAQGKIVITMDADLQDDPAEIPNLLKKLDEGYDLVSGWKKKRHDPITKTVPSKLFNFTTRLLTGIKIHDFNCGLKAYRKEVIRAIPIYGELHRYLPVLAHWQGFRVGEIPVKHHARKFGHTKFGARRFLSGFFDLITVLFITRYKHKPMHLFGLFGLINMFFGALILVVLAIQWFQGEPLSRRPLLFLGILLVIVGVQSFSLGLIGDMLTSSKDTRPKFAVKEVIE; encoded by the coding sequence ATGGATTTATCAATTGTCATTCCTTTTTTAAATGAAGAGGATTCTCTCCAGGAATTGGTAGAGCGCATCTACACTCATGTTCGGCCCCTTAATTTGCAATTTGAATTGATCTTTATCGACGATGGGAGCACGGACGACTCAATAAATCGTCTGCTGGAGAGCAAAAAAAAGCATCCTGAGATTAAGATTGTGCGTTTTCGTAAAAATTTCGGGAAAAGCACGGCGCTGTCCGAAGGCTTTGACCGCGCCCAGGGAAAAATCGTCATCACCATGGATGCCGATTTGCAGGACGATCCGGCGGAAATCCCGAACTTGCTAAAAAAACTGGACGAGGGATACGATCTGGTTTCCGGATGGAAAAAGAAAAGGCATGATCCCATCACCAAAACCGTGCCTTCCAAGTTGTTCAATTTTACAACGCGCCTTTTAACAGGCATCAAAATTCACGATTTCAACTGCGGTTTAAAAGCATACCGTAAGGAAGTGATTAGAGCCATACCGATTTACGGCGAATTGCATCGCTACCTGCCGGTGCTGGCTCATTGGCAGGGCTTTCGCGTGGGCGAAATTCCCGTAAAACATCACGCTCGTAAGTTCGGGCACACCAAGTTTGGCGCCCGTCGCTTTTTGAGCGGTTTTTTTGATTTAATTACCGTGTTGTTTATTACCCGTTACAAACACAAACCCATGCACCTGTTTGGTCTGTTTGGTTTGATTAACATGTTTTTTGGCGCGCTCATTCTGGTCGTTCTGGCCATCCAGTGGTTTCAGGGCGAACCGCTTAGTCGCCGTCCCCTGCTCTTTTTGGGCATTTTGCTGGTCATCGTCGGAGTGCAATCGTTCTCGCTGGGCTTAATCGGCGATATGCTAACCAGCAGTAAAGACACGCGCCCCAAATTTGCGGTTAAAGAAGTCATTGAATAA
- a CDS encoding glycosyltransferase: MKYYKYSIIIPSYNRADEIKELLQSLAGLEFPLERFEIIIADDGSTDNTPQIVEQARHQYPFDLKYFTQSNQGPGAARNLGMQKAEGDFFIFVDSDVTVPATWLANIDKALHQEKADAFGGPDTYRKDFPALLKAINYSMTSFLTTGGLRGKKGKKLAKFYPRSFNMGLSRELWQKIGGFSSLRHGQDIEFSNRIINSGARVIFVHDAPVYHKRRTSLRRFFKQVFNWGVARVNLYKMDRRMLELVHVLPAIATLIVILIALLAVFWQPAKVVFLAGLALGALLLLISMIDAVFMYKELKPALYLPVVIPFQIFGYGLGFIYNFIRRVLLKKGAKVGFQKNYYK; this comes from the coding sequence ATGAAATATTACAAGTATTCGATCATCATTCCTTCTTATAATCGAGCGGATGAAATTAAAGAATTGTTGCAATCGCTGGCGGGCCTGGAATTCCCGCTGGAACGATTTGAAATCATCATTGCCGACGACGGCTCTACGGATAATACGCCGCAAATTGTGGAGCAGGCCAGGCATCAATATCCCTTCGATTTAAAGTATTTCACGCAATCCAATCAGGGACCCGGCGCAGCGCGCAACCTGGGAATGCAAAAGGCCGAGGGTGATTTTTTTATTTTTGTCGATTCAGACGTCACGGTTCCTGCCACATGGCTGGCGAATATCGATAAAGCTCTGCATCAGGAAAAAGCCGACGCCTTTGGCGGTCCCGACACCTATCGCAAAGATTTTCCCGCGTTACTCAAAGCCATTAATTATTCCATGACATCCTTTCTGACCACCGGCGGCTTGCGCGGTAAAAAAGGAAAAAAGCTGGCTAAATTTTATCCGCGCTCTTTCAACATGGGCCTGAGCAGAGAGCTCTGGCAGAAAATCGGCGGATTTTCATCTCTGCGTCACGGTCAGGACATTGAGTTTAGCAACCGGATCATTAATTCGGGCGCCAGGGTCATTTTTGTGCACGATGCGCCGGTTTATCATAAACGCAGAACCAGCTTACGTCGATTTTTCAAACAGGTGTTTAACTGGGGCGTGGCGCGCGTCAATCTGTACAAAATGGATCGACGCATGCTGGAATTGGTGCATGTGCTGCCGGCCATTGCTACGCTCATTGTGATTCTGATTGCCCTGCTGGCTGTATTCTGGCAACCAGCAAAAGTGGTTTTCCTCGCCGGATTGGCGCTGGGCGCTTTGTTATTGTTGATCTCCATGATCGACGCCGTTTTCATGTACAAAGAGCTAAAACCAGCCCTCTATTTGCCAGTTGTCATCCCTTTCCAGATTTTTGGCTACGGGCTGGGCTTTATCTACAATTTTATTCGTCGTGTCCTTTTGAAAAAGGGCGCGAAGGTTGGTTTTCAAAAAAATTATTACAAATAA
- a CDS encoding glycosyltransferase family 2 protein produces the protein MFILITPVHNEYELLDDLVNCVTRSKFKPHIWVIVDDASNDGSEKKLKELAARHPFIRVKRLDEQPEYMGFHISEVFQAGMETVKDEIEHAQYIGFLDADIRFGPGYWRRLKEFLDDHARVGIVSGTLCSKNARGQWQVEPFQRKDNPRGGLRLVRGDCFRDIGGVPRSRAWDPVMNVKARTQGWQVVTLTDVFAVSVRPTDARFDRKSGELSRGQRDWHLHHPFFQVLTRAFFKSLKSKSLIGWYYIKGYLQEMRRGGEQFPDPAVREYYRKERSREWLRIIRARLTGGENVHGLIPQQVVPESKIFV, from the coding sequence ATGTTCATTTTAATTACCCCGGTGCACAACGAATACGAATTACTCGATGATCTGGTAAACTGCGTGACGCGCAGTAAATTCAAACCGCATATCTGGGTTATTGTGGACGACGCCTCAAATGACGGGAGCGAGAAAAAACTGAAAGAGCTGGCCGCGCGCCATCCGTTCATTCGTGTAAAGAGATTGGATGAACAGCCGGAATACATGGGCTTTCACATTTCCGAAGTCTTTCAGGCTGGAATGGAAACGGTAAAAGACGAAATCGAACACGCGCAGTACATCGGGTTCTTAGACGCCGACATCCGCTTTGGCCCGGGATACTGGCGGCGTCTTAAAGAATTTTTGGACGACCATGCCCGGGTTGGCATTGTTTCCGGAACGCTTTGTTCAAAGAACGCACGCGGTCAGTGGCAGGTCGAGCCCTTTCAACGCAAAGACAATCCTCGCGGCGGTTTGCGCCTGGTGCGCGGCGATTGTTTTAGAGATATCGGCGGGGTACCGCGCAGCCGGGCCTGGGACCCAGTGATGAATGTCAAGGCTCGAACGCAGGGCTGGCAGGTGGTCACTCTAACCGATGTTTTTGCCGTAAGCGTCCGCCCCACCGACGCGCGATTCGATCGCAAATCCGGCGAGCTGAGCAGGGGACAGCGCGACTGGCATTTGCACCATCCCTTTTTTCAGGTTTTAACGCGTGCCTTTTTTAAATCATTAAAGAGTAAATCGTTGATTGGCTGGTATTACATCAAGGGCTATTTGCAGGAAATGCGTCGTGGCGGCGAACAATTTCCTGATCCCGCCGTGCGAGAATATTACCGCAAAGAACGCAGCCGGGAGTGGTTGCGCATCATTCGGGCCAGATTGACCGGAGGCGAAAATGTGCACGGTCTTATTCCGCAGCAGGTGGTGCCGGAAAGTAAAATCTTTGTTTGA
- a CDS encoding DNA-3-methyladenine glycosylase, whose amino-acid sequence MLLTKLLRSPSKSKKLTQDFYLRGDVAQIARMLLGKVLVSEIEGIRTAGIIVETEAYSGKNDRASHAYKNRRTERTRVMYEEDGRAYVYLIYGMYHLLNVVTNRAGKPDAVLIRAIEPLEGVEHMMARRKQKRVIPDLTNGPGKLTRALGITLAHYGVYLSGDLLWIEDRGIALPPHFITAGPRIGIHYAGEDAARPWRFWVKDNPFVSK is encoded by the coding sequence ATGCTACTGACAAAATTGTTAAGGTCGCCCTCCAAAAGTAAAAAATTAACGCAAGATTTTTATCTCCGGGGCGATGTAGCGCAAATTGCTCGAATGTTGTTGGGCAAAGTGTTGGTTTCTGAAATCGAGGGAATAAGAACGGCCGGCATTATCGTGGAAACCGAAGCCTACAGCGGAAAGAACGATCGCGCTTCCCATGCGTACAAAAATCGCCGCACCGAACGAACGCGTGTGATGTACGAAGAAGACGGTCGGGCTTACGTTTATCTGATTTACGGTATGTACCATTTGCTCAATGTGGTTACCAACCGGGCGGGCAAACCGGATGCCGTGCTGATCCGCGCCATTGAACCGCTGGAAGGCGTGGAACACATGATGGCCAGAAGAAAACAAAAACGCGTTATCCCCGACCTGACCAACGGGCCAGGAAAGTTGACCAGGGCCCTGGGAATTACTCTGGCTCATTACGGCGTTTATTTAAGCGGAGACCTTTTGTGGATTGAGGACAGAGGGATTGCCCTCCCGCCGCATTTCATTACTGCGGGCCCGCGCATCGGCATTCACTATGCGGGCGAAGACGCCGCCAGACCCTGGCGCTTTTGGGTAAAAGACAATCCTTTCGTAAGCAAATAG
- a CDS encoding class I SAM-dependent methyltransferase, protein MPYNFHDDRKKYFQMQTEVTEHFIIPFIEQARALPEGGRVLEIGCGEAGVLKAFIKRGWRAVGVDLAPEKLALARQLMHDEIKDGRLELINENIYEERFKQKFKKQFDLIILKDVIEHIPDQPRLLSYLHTFLREQGVIFFAFPPWYMPFGGHQQMCASFLKKMPYFHLLPMPLYRLVLKMAGESSNKIEALAANKRTGITIERFERILKKSGYAILTKRFYLFNPIYRYKFGLTPKEQYALIARLPYIRDFLTTGVYYLVTRSKD, encoded by the coding sequence ATGCCTTACAATTTTCATGACGATCGTAAAAAATACTTTCAAATGCAAACCGAGGTGACGGAGCATTTTATCATTCCCTTTATCGAACAGGCCCGGGCCTTGCCCGAAGGCGGACGCGTACTGGAAATTGGTTGCGGCGAGGCCGGCGTGCTAAAGGCTTTTATCAAGCGTGGCTGGCGCGCTGTAGGCGTGGATCTTGCCCCCGAAAAGCTGGCCCTCGCCCGGCAGTTGATGCACGACGAAATAAAGGATGGGCGTCTGGAGTTAATCAACGAAAACATCTACGAAGAGCGTTTTAAGCAGAAATTTAAAAAGCAGTTCGATTTAATCATTTTAAAAGATGTCATCGAACACATCCCCGACCAGCCGCGTTTGCTTTCGTACCTGCACACCTTTTTAAGGGAGCAGGGCGTCATCTTTTTTGCCTTTCCTCCCTGGTACATGCCCTTTGGCGGGCATCAGCAAATGTGCGCCTCCTTCCTTAAAAAGATGCCTTATTTTCATTTGCTGCCCATGCCGCTTTATCGTCTGGTTTTAAAGATGGCCGGAGAATCATCAAATAAAATAGAAGCTCTGGCGGCGAATAAACGAACGGGCATCACCATCGAACGCTTTGAACGGATTTTAAAGAAAAGCGGTTACGCCATTTTAACAAAACGTTTTTACCTGTTTAACCCCATTTACCGTTACAAATTTGGTCTTACGCCAAAAGAACAATATGCTTTGATAGCCCGTTTGCCTTACATCAGAGATTTTTTGACCACCGGCGTTTATTATTTGGTTACAAGATCAAAGGATTAA